A genomic region of Pseudomonas sp. MPC6 contains the following coding sequences:
- the ybgF gene encoding tol-pal system protein YbgF: MRTCRRAVTVLALSLAPLVVWAAVPVVEDNSGYNNSGSSYPPAGYGTNGAYAGGGVSAPVSAQGELFNQLQSMQEQISRQQGIIEVLQNDVARMKQESLERYQDLDRRIGSGVAPAATPDNSSTGGDLNAPGAAAGAGAGAAAQAPAAGSEPADPAKEKLYYDAAFDLIKAKDFDKASQAFAAFLRKYPNSQYAGNAQYWLGEVNLAKGDLQGAGQAFAKVSQLYPKHNKVPDSLYKLADVERRLGHPDKVKGILQQVVSQYPGTSAAQLAQRDLQRM, translated from the coding sequence ATGCGAACGTGCCGTCGTGCTGTAACTGTTTTGGCTCTCAGCCTCGCACCCCTTGTGGTGTGGGCTGCGGTTCCTGTGGTCGAGGACAACTCCGGCTATAACAATAGCGGGAGCAGTTATCCGCCTGCAGGTTACGGTACGAACGGCGCCTATGCCGGGGGAGGGGTTTCGGCCCCTGTCTCGGCACAGGGCGAGCTGTTCAACCAACTGCAATCGATGCAGGAGCAGATCTCGCGCCAACAAGGCATCATCGAAGTTCTGCAAAATGATGTAGCGCGCATGAAGCAAGAAAGCCTGGAGCGATACCAGGACCTTGATCGGCGCATAGGATCCGGCGTTGCACCAGCCGCGACTCCTGATAATTCTTCCACCGGTGGCGATTTGAACGCCCCCGGTGCGGCAGCCGGCGCAGGTGCGGGAGCTGCTGCTCAAGCGCCTGCCGCGGGCAGCGAACCGGCGGATCCGGCGAAGGAAAAACTGTACTACGATGCAGCCTTCGACCTGATCAAGGCCAAGGATTTCGACAAGGCCAGCCAGGCTTTTGCCGCATTCCTGCGTAAATACCCGAACAGCCAATACGCGGGCAACGCCCAGTACTGGTTGGGCGAAGTGAACCTGGCCAAAGGTGATCTGCAAGGCGCAGGCCAGGCCTTTGCCAAGGTTTCGCAGTTGTATCCAAAGCACAACAAAGTGCCAGATTCGCTGTACAAGCTCGCTGATGTAGAACGTCGCCTTGGTCATCCCGACAAGGTCAAAGGCATTCTGCAACAGGTTGTGTCCCAATATCCGGGCACTTCCGCCGCTCAACTGGCCCAGCGCGATCTGCAGCGCATGTAA
- the pal gene encoding peptidoglycan-associated lipoprotein Pal encodes MEMLKFGKFAALALALSVAVGCSSKGGDNAGEGAVAVDPNAGYGANTGAVDGSLSEEAALRAITTFYFEYDSSDLKPEAMRALDVHAKDLKANGARVVLEGNTDERGTREYNMALGERRAKAVQRYLVLQGVSPAQLELVSYGEERPVATGNDEQSWAQNRRVELRK; translated from the coding sequence ATGGAAATGCTGAAGTTTGGTAAGTTTGCTGCTCTGGCTCTGGCTTTGTCCGTAGCCGTTGGTTGCTCGTCCAAAGGCGGCGACAATGCCGGTGAAGGCGCAGTGGCTGTTGATCCAAACGCTGGTTACGGCGCAAACACCGGTGCCGTTGATGGTTCCCTGAGCGAAGAAGCTGCTCTGCGCGCCATCACCACTTTCTACTTCGAATACGACAGTTCGGACCTGAAGCCAGAAGCCATGCGCGCTCTGGACGTTCACGCCAAGGACCTGAAAGCAAACGGCGCTCGCGTTGTTCTGGAAGGCAACACCGACGAACGTGGTACTCGTGAGTACAACATGGCACTGGGCGAGCGTCGTGCGAAAGCCGTTCAGCGTTACCTGGTACTGCAAGGCGTTTCCCCAGCTCAGCTGGAACTGGTTTCCTACGGCGAAGAGCGTCCAGTTGCTACCGGCAACGACGAGCAGTCCTGGGCTCAAAACCGTCGCGTCGAACTGCGTAAGTAA
- the tolB gene encoding Tol-Pal system beta propeller repeat protein TolB — protein MLVVICCLAGMATADEKNILVTSGSDRATPIAVVPFGNQGGSVLPDDMAEIIGNDLRNSGYYSPIPKQNMISQPSQASEIIFRDFKALGAQYVMVGSVAPAGGRLQVQYALFNVATEQQVLTGSVSGSVDQLRDMSHYIADQSFEKLTGIKGAFSTRLLYVTAERFSEKNTRYTLQRSDYDGARAVTLLQSREPILSPRFAPDGKRIAYVSFEQKRPRIFMQNIDTGRREQITNFEGLNGAPAWSPDGNRLAFVLSKDGNPDIYVMNLGSRQITRVTNGPGINTEPFWGKDGSTIYFTSDRGGKPQIYKTSAGGGGAERVTFIGNYNANPKLSADEKTLVMIHRQEGFTNFKVAAQDLQRGSVKILTDSTLDESPTVAPNGTMVIYATRQQGRGVLMLVSINGRVRLPLPTAQGEVREPSWSPYLN, from the coding sequence ATGCTTGTCGTTATCTGCTGCCTGGCAGGTATGGCGACAGCAGATGAAAAAAACATTCTGGTTACCAGCGGCAGCGATCGGGCTACTCCGATCGCCGTCGTTCCATTCGGCAACCAGGGCGGCAGCGTGCTGCCGGACGACATGGCCGAAATCATCGGTAACGACCTGCGCAACTCGGGTTACTACTCGCCGATTCCAAAGCAGAACATGATCAGCCAGCCGAGCCAGGCCAGCGAAATTATCTTCCGTGACTTCAAGGCACTGGGTGCCCAGTACGTCATGGTCGGCAGCGTTGCACCGGCGGGCGGTCGCCTGCAGGTTCAATACGCACTGTTCAACGTCGCCACCGAGCAGCAAGTGCTGACCGGCAGCGTCTCGGGCAGCGTCGATCAACTGCGCGACATGTCGCACTACATTGCCGACCAGTCGTTTGAAAAACTCACCGGGATCAAGGGAGCGTTCTCGACACGCCTGCTGTACGTGACCGCCGAGCGCTTCTCCGAGAAGAACACGCGCTACACGTTGCAGCGTTCGGACTATGACGGTGCCCGTGCCGTGACACTCCTGCAATCGCGCGAGCCGATCCTGTCGCCGCGTTTCGCACCGGACGGCAAGCGCATCGCCTATGTCTCGTTCGAGCAGAAGCGTCCGCGCATTTTCATGCAGAACATCGATACCGGTCGCCGTGAGCAGATCACCAACTTCGAAGGCCTGAACGGTGCGCCAGCCTGGTCGCCGGATGGCAATCGCCTGGCGTTCGTGCTGTCCAAGGACGGTAACCCGGACATTTACGTGATGAACCTGGGTTCGCGTCAGATCACCCGTGTCACCAACGGTCCCGGCATCAACACCGAACCGTTCTGGGGCAAGGATGGTTCGACCATCTACTTCACCTCCGACCGTGGCGGCAAGCCACAGATCTACAAGACCAGCGCCGGTGGCGGTGGTGCGGAGCGTGTGACCTTCATCGGTAACTACAACGCCAACCCTAAGCTGTCGGCTGACGAAAAGACCCTGGTCATGATCCATCGCCAGGAAGGCTTCACCAATTTCAAGGTTGCGGCCCAGGATTTGCAGCGCGGCAGTGTAAAGATACTCACTGATAGCACTCTGGACGAGTCGCCCACTGTTGCGCCCAACGGCACCATGGTAATCTACGCCACCCGCCAGCAGGGCCGGGGAGTCTTGATGCTCGTGTCCATTAATGGACGCGTGAGGCTCCCGCTTCCTACCGCACAAGGCGAAGTCAGAGAACCGTCCTGGTCCCCTTACCTGAACTGA
- the tolA gene encoding cell envelope integrity protein TolA: MQQMREPSASESYFWPSVWALVLHVLVFGMLFVSFAFTPELPPAKPIVQATLYQLKSKSQATTQTNQKIAGEAKKSAARQTEVEQMEQKKIEQEAIKAAEQKKEDAAQKAEESKKADETKKAEEAKKADEAKKADEAKKADEAKKTAEAKKAEEKQLADIAKKKSEEEAKKAAEEEAKKAAAEEAKKKIVEDAKKKAAEDAKKKSEAEEAKKKVAEDAKKKAAADAAKKKSQEAARKSAEDKKAQALADLLSDTPQRQQALADELGDEVAGSFDDLIRARAAEGWARPPSARKGMTVVLQIGMLPDGTLATVSVARSSGDGPFDASAVAAVKNIGRLTEMQGMKPSDFAPYRSFKMTFTPEDLAL, from the coding sequence ATGCAGCAAATGCGAGAGCCGTCCGCCTCGGAAAGCTATTTCTGGCCTAGTGTCTGGGCGCTGGTCTTGCACGTGCTGGTTTTTGGCATGCTGTTCGTCAGTTTTGCCTTCACACCGGAACTGCCGCCGGCCAAGCCGATTGTCCAGGCGACCCTGTACCAGCTGAAATCGAAAAGTCAGGCGACCACCCAGACCAATCAGAAGATTGCGGGTGAGGCGAAGAAATCCGCCGCGCGCCAGACCGAAGTCGAACAGATGGAACAGAAAAAGATCGAACAGGAAGCGATCAAGGCCGCGGAACAAAAGAAGGAAGACGCGGCTCAAAAAGCCGAAGAATCCAAGAAGGCCGACGAGACGAAGAAAGCGGAAGAGGCAAAAAAGGCTGATGAAGCCAAGAAAGCCGATGAAGCCAAGAAAGCTGACGAAGCGAAGAAGACCGCCGAAGCCAAAAAGGCCGAAGAGAAACAATTGGCTGATATAGCCAAGAAGAAGTCTGAAGAAGAAGCCAAGAAAGCAGCTGAAGAAGAGGCCAAGAAAGCGGCCGCTGAAGAAGCGAAGAAAAAGATCGTCGAAGACGCGAAGAAGAAAGCCGCCGAAGACGCCAAGAAGAAGTCTGAAGCTGAAGAGGCGAAGAAGAAAGTCGCCGAAGACGCGAAGAAGAAAGCTGCTGCCGATGCTGCGAAGAAGAAATCGCAGGAAGCGGCACGTAAATCCGCCGAAGACAAAAAGGCCCAGGCCCTGGCAGATTTGCTTTCCGACACGCCACAGCGTCAGCAGGCCTTGGCGGACGAGCTGGGTGACGAAGTCGCCGGCAGTTTCGATGATCTGATTCGTGCTCGCGCAGCAGAAGGCTGGGCTCGTCCACCTTCGGCACGCAAAGGCATGACGGTCGTGTTGCAAATCGGCATGTTGCCGGACGGTACATTGGCTACGGTCAGTGTCGCCAGGTCCAGTGGCGATGGTCCGTTTGATGCTTCGGCGGTAGCCGCGGTCAAGAATATTGGACGTTTGACAGAAATGCAGGGAATGAAACCGAGCGATTTCGCTCCCTATCGTTCATTCAAGATGACATTCACACCTGAGGATCTAGCCTTGTGA
- the tolR gene encoding protein TolR: MARARKKRKPVAEMNVVPYIDVMLVLLVIFMVTAPMLNQGVKVDLPKVSSEALPQDNNTQVLTISIKADKTYYWNLGSEVDTEKQQDKAMTLPQMTSAVTKIISAGNSNGKRTQVFIRGDKTVDYGAVMGAMGGLQKAGVGNVGLITEAP; this comes from the coding sequence ATCGCTCGAGCTCGCAAAAAGCGCAAGCCGGTCGCCGAGATGAACGTGGTGCCTTACATCGACGTGATGCTGGTACTGCTGGTCATCTTCATGGTGACCGCGCCGATGCTCAATCAGGGCGTGAAAGTTGATCTGCCCAAGGTTTCCAGCGAAGCCTTGCCGCAGGACAACAACACCCAGGTCCTGACCATTTCGATCAAGGCTGACAAGACCTATTACTGGAACCTTGGCAGCGAAGTCGACACCGAAAAGCAGCAGGACAAGGCCATGACCTTGCCGCAGATGACCAGCGCGGTGACCAAGATCATCAGCGCCGGCAACAGTAACGGCAAGCGCACCCAGGTGTTCATCCGCGGCGACAAGACCGTCGATTACGGTGCCGTCATGGGCGCCATGGGCGGGTTGCAGAAAGCCGGGGTCGGTAATGTTGGCTTGATTACCGAGGCACCCTGA
- the tolQ gene encoding protein TolQ — protein sequence MEANVVDHSSMWSLVSNASIVVQLVMLILVAASVTSWIMIFQRSNLLRAGRRALESFEERFWSGIDLSKLYRQAGSNPDPDSGVEQIFRAGFKEFSRLRQQPGVDPEAVMEGVARAMRVAISREEEKLEQSLPFLATVGSVSPYIGLFGTVWGIMNSFRGLATAQQATLATVAPGIAEALIATAIGLFAAIPAVIAYNRFAARSETLLSRYYTFADEFQAILHRKVHTSEE from the coding sequence GTGGAAGCTAACGTCGTCGACCATTCCTCCATGTGGAGCCTGGTCAGCAATGCCAGTATCGTGGTGCAACTGGTAATGCTGATCCTGGTAGCCGCATCGGTGACCTCATGGATCATGATCTTTCAGCGCAGCAACTTGCTGCGCGCCGGTCGGCGTGCCCTGGAGAGCTTCGAGGAGCGTTTCTGGTCGGGCATCGATTTGTCCAAACTCTACCGCCAGGCCGGCAGCAACCCTGATCCGGATTCGGGTGTCGAGCAGATTTTCCGTGCCGGTTTCAAGGAATTCTCCCGTCTGCGCCAGCAGCCTGGCGTTGATCCGGAAGCGGTCATGGAAGGCGTGGCCCGTGCCATGCGCGTCGCCATTTCCCGTGAGGAAGAGAAGCTCGAGCAGAGCTTGCCGTTCCTCGCCACCGTCGGTTCCGTCAGCCCCTACATCGGTCTGTTCGGTACGGTCTGGGGCATCATGAACTCCTTCCGTGGCCTGGCCACTGCCCAGCAAGCGACCCTGGCCACTGTGGCCCCAGGCATCGCCGAAGCGCTGATCGCCACCGCGATCGGTCTGTTCGCCGCGATCCCGGCCGTTATCGCTTACAACCGTTTTGCTGCCCGCAGCGAAACCCTGCTGAGCCGTTACTACACCTTCGCCGATGAATTCCAGGCGATCCTGCACCGCAAAGTGCACACCAGCGAAGAATAA
- the ybgC gene encoding tol-pal system-associated acyl-CoA thioesterase, whose amino-acid sequence MRAQNGLGPFAFRCRVYYEDTDAGGIVYYVNYLKFMERARTERLRELGFAQSALAGEDLLFVVHSSEARYHAPARLDDELLVSAEVIELNRASLRFKQQVRRATDDVLLCEGQFLVACVRTDSLKPRAIPEALRTAFADVSGAGTHSKQEIKRGS is encoded by the coding sequence ATGCGCGCGCAAAACGGGCTTGGGCCTTTCGCATTTCGTTGTCGCGTTTATTACGAGGACACCGATGCGGGCGGCATCGTGTATTACGTCAATTACCTCAAGTTTATGGAACGGGCTCGAACCGAGCGGCTCCGGGAGCTGGGCTTTGCCCAGTCGGCGCTGGCAGGTGAGGACCTGTTGTTTGTCGTGCATTCCAGCGAAGCGCGTTACCACGCGCCGGCGCGACTGGACGACGAGCTGCTGGTAAGCGCCGAGGTAATCGAATTGAACCGTGCCAGTCTGCGTTTCAAGCAGCAGGTCAGGCGGGCTACGGATGATGTGCTGCTCTGTGAAGGGCAGTTTCTGGTGGCCTGTGTGCGCACTGACAGTTTAAAACCCCGGGCCATTCCCGAAGCTCTACGTACGGCCTTTGCCGACGTGAGCGGCGCGGGTACACACTCAAAGCAGGAGATAAAGCGTGGAAGCTAA
- the ruvB gene encoding Holliday junction branch migration DNA helicase RuvB gives MIEADRLIAATGAPRDREEVQDRAIRPVSLAEYIGQPTVREQMELFIQAARGRNESLDHTLIFGPPGLGKTTLANIIAQEMGVSIKSTSGPVLERPGDLAALLTNLEPHDVLFIDEIHRLSPIVEEVLYPAMEDFQLDIMIGEGPAARSIKLDLPPFTLVGATTRAGMLTNPLRDRFGIVQRLEFYSTADLATIVGRSANILGLPLDPEGAFEIARRARGTPRIANRLLRRVRDYAEVRAKGHITKPIADLALNLLDVDERGFDHQDRRLLLTMIEKFDGGPVGVDSLAAAISEERHTIEDVLEPYLIQQGYIMRTPRGRVVTRHAYLHFGLNIPSRLGEMPVVDEFLDAVDD, from the coding sequence GTGATTGAAGCTGACCGTCTGATCGCCGCCACGGGTGCCCCCCGTGACCGCGAGGAAGTCCAGGACCGGGCCATTCGTCCCGTCAGCCTGGCCGAATACATTGGCCAGCCGACCGTTCGCGAGCAAATGGAATTGTTCATCCAGGCGGCCCGTGGACGTAACGAGTCCCTGGACCACACATTGATCTTCGGCCCGCCGGGTCTGGGCAAGACCACCCTGGCCAACATCATCGCCCAGGAAATGGGGGTGTCGATCAAAAGCACGTCGGGCCCGGTCCTTGAGCGCCCGGGCGACCTGGCTGCGCTCCTGACCAACCTTGAGCCGCATGATGTGCTGTTCATCGACGAGATCCATCGACTCTCGCCGATCGTCGAAGAAGTGCTGTACCCGGCGATGGAGGATTTCCAGCTCGACATCATGATCGGCGAAGGGCCGGCTGCGCGCTCGATCAAGCTCGACCTGCCGCCATTCACCCTGGTCGGCGCGACCACGAGGGCCGGCATGCTGACCAATCCGTTGCGTGACCGTTTCGGCATCGTCCAGCGCCTTGAGTTCTACAGCACCGCCGACCTGGCAACGATTGTCGGCCGTTCGGCGAACATTCTCGGCTTGCCGCTGGACCCGGAAGGCGCCTTTGAAATCGCCCGTCGTGCCCGCGGCACCCCGCGGATCGCCAACCGCCTGTTGCGCCGGGTGCGGGACTATGCCGAGGTTCGCGCCAAGGGCCATATCACCAAGCCGATCGCCGACCTGGCCTTGAACCTGCTGGATGTCGATGAGCGTGGCTTCGATCACCAGGACCGACGTCTGTTGCTGACCATGATCGAGAAGTTCGACGGTGGCCCGGTCGGGGTCGATAGCCTGGCAGCCGCGATCAGCGAAGAGCGTCACACCATCGAAGACGTGCTGGAGCCGTACCTGATCCAGCAGGGCTACATCATGCGCACACCGCGGGGGCGGGTGGTGACGCGGCATGCGTATCTGCATTTCGGTTTAAACATTCCGTCACGATTGGGCGAGATGCCCGTGGTAGACGAGTTCCTCGATGCAGTGGACGATTAA
- the ruvA gene encoding Holliday junction branch migration protein RuvA — MIGRLRGTLAEKQPPHLILDVNGLGYELEVPMTTLYRLPSVGEPLTLHTHLVVREDAQLLYGFFGKRERDFFRELIRLNGVGPKLALALMSSLEVDELVRCVQSQDTSALTKVPGVGKKTAERLLVELKDRFKAWETVPAMFALVPNQPGGPDAAPVATAENDAVSALISLGYKPQEASKAISAIKEKGLSSEDMIRRALKGMI; from the coding sequence GTGATTGGACGCTTGCGCGGCACACTGGCTGAGAAACAGCCGCCGCACCTGATTCTGGATGTAAATGGTCTGGGGTATGAGCTGGAAGTGCCCATGACCACGCTGTATCGCTTGCCGTCGGTCGGTGAACCGCTGACCTTGCACACCCATTTAGTCGTACGCGAAGACGCGCAGTTACTCTATGGCTTCTTCGGCAAGCGTGAGCGAGACTTTTTTCGCGAGTTGATCCGTCTCAATGGTGTAGGGCCGAAACTGGCCCTGGCCTTGATGTCGAGTCTGGAAGTCGATGAGCTGGTGCGTTGCGTGCAGTCCCAGGACACCTCGGCCCTGACCAAGGTGCCGGGCGTGGGCAAGAAGACTGCCGAGCGTTTGCTGGTGGAACTCAAGGACCGCTTCAAGGCCTGGGAAACGGTACCGGCGATGTTCGCCCTGGTGCCAAACCAGCCGGGCGGGCCGGACGCGGCTCCGGTCGCCACCGCCGAAAATGACGCGGTCAGCGCGCTGATTTCCCTGGGCTACAAGCCGCAGGAAGCCAGCAAGGCGATTTCCGCGATCAAGGAGAAAGGTTTGAGTAGTGAAGACATGATTCGTCGCGCCCTGAAGGGAATGATTTAA
- the ruvC gene encoding crossover junction endodeoxyribonuclease RuvC: MTLILGIDPGSRITGYGVVCDTGRGCVYVASGCIRTGSGELHERLQIVYRSVREVIQTYGPVTMGIEKVFMARNADSALKLGQARGAAIVAGAEENLEIAEYTATQVKQAVTGTGAANKEQVQMMVMHMLKLTSKPQIDASDALAIAICHAHTRSSLLPHGLGAARSRGGRLRL; this comes from the coding sequence ATGACTTTAATTCTTGGTATCGACCCCGGTTCGCGCATCACCGGTTATGGCGTGGTATGTGATACCGGCCGTGGCTGCGTATACGTGGCATCGGGCTGCATCCGCACCGGTTCCGGCGAGTTGCACGAACGCCTGCAAATCGTCTATCGCAGCGTGCGTGAGGTCATCCAGACCTACGGGCCGGTGACCATGGGCATTGAAAAGGTGTTCATGGCGCGCAACGCCGACTCTGCGTTGAAGCTCGGCCAGGCCCGCGGCGCAGCGATCGTTGCCGGTGCCGAAGAAAACCTGGAAATCGCCGAATACACCGCCACCCAGGTCAAACAGGCCGTGACCGGCACCGGCGCGGCCAATAAAGAGCAGGTGCAGATGATGGTCATGCACATGTTGAAATTGACCAGCAAGCCGCAAATCGATGCCTCGGACGCCCTGGCCATTGCCATTTGCCATGCCCACACCCGTTCCAGCCTGTTGCCGCATGGCCTGGGCGCGGCACGCAGTCGTGGCGGGCGCCTGCGTCTCTGA
- a CDS encoding YebC/PmpR family DNA-binding transcriptional regulator yields the protein MAGHSKWANIKHRKERQDAKKGKIFTKWIRELTVAARQGGGDPGSNPRLRLALDKALGANMSRDIIDRAVARGAGAADTDDMVELTYEGYGPGGVAVMVECMTDNRNRTAAAVRHAFSKCGGNLGTDGSVAYLFERKGQISFAPGVDEDALMEAAMEADADDVVTHEDGSIDVFTSFAGFYSVRNALEAAGFKGDDAEIVMLPTTSAELDLEGAEKVLKLIDMLEDLDDVQNVYSNADIPESVAAQLG from the coding sequence ATGGCGGGTCATTCCAAGTGGGCGAACATCAAGCACCGCAAAGAACGTCAGGATGCCAAGAAGGGCAAGATTTTCACCAAGTGGATTCGTGAGCTGACGGTCGCTGCCCGTCAGGGTGGCGGCGATCCGGGTTCCAACCCGCGTTTGCGACTGGCGCTGGACAAGGCCCTTGGCGCGAATATGAGCCGGGACATCATCGACCGTGCGGTGGCCCGCGGTGCCGGTGCGGCCGATACCGACGACATGGTCGAACTGACCTACGAAGGCTACGGCCCAGGGGGTGTGGCGGTGATGGTCGAGTGCATGACCGACAACCGCAACCGTACCGCCGCGGCTGTGCGCCATGCGTTCAGCAAATGCGGGGGCAACCTCGGTACCGACGGTTCGGTGGCTTACCTGTTCGAGCGCAAGGGCCAGATCTCGTTCGCGCCAGGGGTCGATGAAGACGCGCTGATGGAAGCGGCCATGGAAGCCGACGCCGATGACGTGGTCACCCACGAAGACGGGTCCATCGACGTGTTCACTTCGTTTGCCGGTTTCTACTCGGTGCGTAACGCCCTGGAAGCCGCCGGTTTCAAAGGTGATGACGCGGAAATCGTGATGCTGCCGACCACCAGTGCCGAACTGGACCTGGAAGGCGCCGAGAAGGTGCTCAAGCTGATCGACATGCTTGAAGACCTGGATGATGTGCAGAACGTTTATTCCAACGCGGACATCCCGGAGTCAGTGGCCGCACAGCTCGGATAA